In Microbacterium enclense, one genomic interval encodes:
- the serB gene encoding phosphoserine phosphatase SerB, which yields MPERARVERVPAPARFLVVLDADSTLIRNEVIELLADEAGRGPEVAAATEAAMRGEVDFAASLRSRVAALAGVSTAAFARAISRIEPTPGVRELIAAVHDRGGVVGVVSGGFHEVLDTVAPDLGVDVWRANRLVAEDGVLTGEVDGRIVDATAKADTLRSWAAEHGVPLPLTFAIGDGANDLEMMAAAGLGLAFNAKPAVRERADLVIGQVDLSEVIALLPR from the coding sequence ATGCCGGAGCGCGCTAGGGTCGAGCGCGTGCCTGCGCCCGCCCGTTTCCTCGTCGTCCTCGATGCCGACTCCACCCTGATCCGCAACGAGGTCATCGAGCTCCTCGCCGACGAAGCCGGCCGCGGACCCGAGGTCGCCGCGGCCACCGAAGCCGCGATGCGCGGCGAGGTCGACTTCGCCGCGAGCCTGCGCTCGCGCGTCGCGGCGCTCGCCGGAGTGTCCACCGCGGCCTTCGCCCGGGCCATCTCCCGCATCGAGCCGACCCCCGGCGTACGTGAGCTCATCGCCGCCGTGCACGACCGCGGCGGCGTCGTCGGCGTCGTCTCCGGGGGCTTCCACGAAGTGCTCGACACCGTGGCTCCCGATCTGGGCGTCGACGTCTGGCGCGCCAACCGTCTCGTGGCCGAGGACGGCGTGCTCACGGGGGAGGTCGACGGCCGGATCGTGGATGCCACGGCCAAGGCCGACACGCTTCGCTCCTGGGCCGCAGAGCACGGTGTCCCCCTGCCCCTGACGTTCGCGATCGGGGACGGCGCCAACGACCTCGAGATGATGGCCGCCGCCGGCCTCGGGCTCGCGTTCAACGCCAAGCCGGCGGTGCGCGAGCGCGCAGACCTCGTGATCGGACAGGTCGACCTGTCCGAGGTCATCGCGCTCCTGCCGCGCTGA
- a CDS encoding alpha/beta hydrolase, which yields MNVILVPGLWLTASSWDAILPPLLDAGHRPEPLSMPGVGVPADGSQHLGIADWVADVVRVIDRDDEPVVLVGHSGGGNVVWGAADARPEKIARVIFVDTVPPLDGAGIWEFPVVDGVVPFPGWDAFDAEEVADLDEQTRQRVAEFTTSIPARIPTDPLSLTNERRHGIPITLITCLTPAATLQEFVDGGTSWVAELAAADDLELVDLPGGHWPQFAQPDNLAKAIVAAIRTEPVPSA from the coding sequence ATGAACGTCATCCTCGTTCCCGGCCTCTGGCTCACGGCATCCTCGTGGGACGCGATCCTCCCCCCTCTGCTCGACGCCGGCCACCGCCCCGAGCCGCTCAGCATGCCGGGCGTGGGTGTTCCGGCCGACGGCTCCCAGCACCTCGGCATCGCCGACTGGGTCGCCGACGTCGTGCGGGTGATCGACCGCGACGACGAACCCGTCGTGCTCGTCGGCCACTCCGGCGGAGGCAACGTCGTGTGGGGTGCGGCCGACGCGCGCCCCGAGAAGATCGCTCGAGTGATCTTCGTCGACACCGTTCCGCCCCTCGATGGAGCCGGGATCTGGGAGTTCCCCGTCGTCGACGGCGTCGTCCCGTTCCCCGGGTGGGACGCCTTCGATGCCGAAGAGGTCGCCGACCTCGACGAGCAGACCCGTCAGCGGGTCGCCGAGTTCACCACCTCGATCCCGGCGCGCATCCCGACCGACCCGCTGTCCCTCACGAACGAGCGACGCCACGGCATCCCGATCACGCTGATCACATGCCTCACCCCTGCCGCCACCCTGCAGGAGTTCGTCGACGGCGGCACCTCCTGGGTGGCCGAACTGGCCGCAGCCGACGACCTCGAGCTCGTCGACCTGCCCGGCGGTCACTGGCCGCAGTTCGCCCAGCCCGACAATCTCGCGAAAGCGATCGTGGCCGCGATCCGCACCGAACCGGTACCCTCCGCCTGA
- the fabG gene encoding 3-oxoacyl-ACP reductase FabG: protein MSQDRVVVVTGGNRGIGRAIAERFVAEGWKVAVTARSGEGPEGTLTVRADVTDAAAVDAAFTQVEAELGPIAVVVANAGVTKDTLLLRMTEDDFDSVVSTNLGGAFRVVKRASKGMLKARWGRVILISSVVGLYGSAGQINYAASKSALVGFARSLTRELGARGITANVVAPGFIETDMTAELAADTQAEYKKNIPAGRFASPDEVAGVVTWLAGDDAAYISGAVIPVDGGLGMGH, encoded by the coding sequence ATGTCGCAGGACCGCGTCGTCGTCGTCACCGGAGGAAACCGGGGCATCGGCCGAGCCATCGCCGAGCGTTTCGTGGCGGAGGGCTGGAAGGTCGCCGTCACCGCCCGATCGGGCGAGGGCCCCGAGGGCACCCTGACGGTCCGCGCCGACGTGACGGATGCCGCCGCCGTGGACGCCGCCTTCACGCAGGTGGAGGCCGAGCTCGGTCCCATCGCCGTCGTGGTCGCCAACGCCGGGGTGACGAAAGACACCCTTCTGCTGCGGATGACCGAGGACGACTTCGACAGCGTCGTCAGCACCAACCTGGGCGGCGCGTTCCGTGTCGTCAAGCGCGCGTCCAAGGGCATGCTCAAGGCACGGTGGGGACGCGTCATCCTCATCTCGAGCGTGGTCGGTCTCTACGGTTCGGCGGGACAGATCAACTACGCCGCCTCCAAGAGCGCACTGGTCGGCTTCGCCCGCTCGCTCACGCGAGAGCTCGGAGCCCGCGGGATCACGGCGAACGTCGTCGCGCCCGGCTTCATCGAGACCGACATGACGGCGGAACTCGCCGCCGACACGCAGGCCGAGTACAAGAAGAACATCCCCGCCGGTCGATTCGCCTCCCCCGACGAGGTCGCCGGCGTCGTCACCTGGCTCGCCGGTGACGATGCCGCGTACATCTCGGGCGCCGTGATCCCGGTCGATGGCGGCCTGGGCATGGGGCACTGA
- a CDS encoding DUF4190 domain-containing protein, producing MSDNRTPDPHADETSPTPDTAGASEASATSQTDAPPSVPSPDAPAGGEAAAPPTPPGYDAPAPPYGAAPSGAPAYGSPSPDATDALENGASPAADTPEPPAAPTVDGYAGAYTAPAAAGSAAPAADVASAYGATPYGTQGYPAPSYGTSTYGAQGYAGYGTQGYGGYAAAARTNVLAIVSLVASVSGFIILPFVGPLVGVITGHIGLGQIKRSGEKGRGLALAGVIVGWVSLGFILLFVVLIVISIVAVGASAPSYDY from the coding sequence GTGAGCGACAACCGCACCCCAGACCCCCACGCCGACGAGACGTCGCCGACGCCCGACACCGCCGGGGCGTCCGAGGCCTCCGCGACGTCGCAGACGGATGCTCCCCCCTCGGTGCCCTCGCCCGATGCCCCCGCCGGCGGCGAGGCGGCGGCCCCGCCGACTCCCCCCGGATACGACGCCCCCGCACCGCCTTACGGTGCCGCTCCCTCTGGCGCGCCCGCGTACGGCTCCCCGTCCCCCGACGCCACCGATGCTCTCGAGAACGGCGCTTCGCCCGCGGCCGACACCCCGGAACCGCCGGCCGCGCCCACGGTCGACGGATACGCCGGCGCTTACACCGCACCCGCCGCGGCGGGCTCCGCCGCCCCGGCGGCCGACGTCGCCTCCGCCTACGGGGCCACGCCCTACGGGACGCAGGGCTACCCCGCGCCCTCGTACGGCACCTCCACCTACGGCGCTCAGGGATATGCCGGCTACGGCACGCAGGGGTACGGCGGCTACGCCGCGGCGGCGCGCACGAACGTGCTCGCGATCGTGTCGCTCGTGGCATCCGTGTCGGGGTTCATCATCCTGCCGTTCGTCGGCCCGCTCGTCGGTGTGATCACCGGGCACATCGGGCTGGGTCAGATCAAGCGCAGCGGCGAGAAGGGCCGCGGGCTGGCGCTCGCCGGCGTCATCGTCGGCTGGGTCAGTCTGGGATTCATTCTGCTCTTCGTCGTCTTGATCGTCATCAGCATCGTGGCGGTGGGGGCGAGCGCACCGAGCTACGACTACTGA
- a CDS encoding DUF3099 domain-containing protein — MKTSQRAQSATSLPQAPREDAGSRFTKYMVMMGIRIACFVLMAVVHPYGWYTFVFAAGAIFLPYLAVIVANVGADAQSPTAEAPERTIEARPATEPVSEPAAPTVIRIAETPRLDAPRDDRS; from the coding sequence GTGAAGACATCGCAGCGTGCCCAGTCAGCGACGTCTCTCCCGCAGGCTCCGCGGGAAGACGCCGGCTCCCGTTTCACCAAGTACATGGTGATGATGGGGATCCGCATCGCGTGCTTCGTCCTCATGGCCGTGGTGCACCCCTACGGGTGGTACACCTTCGTCTTCGCTGCCGGGGCGATCTTCCTCCCCTATCTCGCCGTGATCGTCGCCAACGTGGGCGCCGACGCACAGTCGCCGACCGCCGAAGCCCCGGAACGCACGATCGAGGCACGTCCCGCGACGGAGCCCGTCTCCGAGCCCGCGGCCCCCACCGTCATCCGTATCGCCGAGACGCCGCGACTCGACGCCCCTCGCGACGATCGATCGTGA
- a CDS encoding SURF1 family protein: MSAREMPTAARWTMYVGIAILFAVACAFLSNWQFSRNAERSEQLQLVADNYDAPPVALGDLLSPGAELTPSDEWRPVRLQGRYLTDEQLLVRNRAHGGSAAYEQLVPFRLDDGRTFLVDRGWLAPGNRQSLPDEIPDPPAGDVTVEVRLRPGEAAPTSGRTAEAGQVPTINLGLVAEQTGPLEPGAYGLLMSENPAPAVAPTPVDPPSNDPGPYLSYAIQWILFALMGFGFITYVIVSERKLRREGADDDEDDEDELVAVAASPHSPAVEARRRVDPVALHRARKRPKDRDADDEDALLDAR; the protein is encoded by the coding sequence ATGAGCGCCCGCGAGATGCCCACCGCCGCCCGGTGGACGATGTACGTCGGCATCGCGATCCTCTTCGCCGTCGCGTGCGCTTTCCTGTCGAACTGGCAGTTCTCCCGCAACGCCGAACGCAGCGAACAGCTTCAGCTGGTCGCCGACAACTACGACGCTCCGCCCGTCGCTCTGGGCGACCTCCTCTCCCCCGGCGCCGAGCTCACCCCCTCCGACGAGTGGCGTCCCGTTCGCCTGCAGGGGCGGTACCTGACGGACGAGCAGCTTCTCGTCCGCAACCGCGCGCACGGCGGCTCGGCCGCCTACGAGCAGCTGGTGCCGTTCCGCCTCGACGACGGTCGGACCTTCCTCGTCGACCGCGGATGGCTTGCCCCCGGCAACCGTCAGTCGCTGCCCGACGAGATCCCCGATCCTCCCGCGGGCGATGTGACGGTCGAGGTGCGCCTGCGCCCGGGTGAGGCGGCACCGACCTCGGGCCGCACCGCCGAAGCGGGGCAGGTCCCCACGATCAATCTCGGGCTCGTCGCGGAGCAGACCGGACCGCTCGAGCCGGGGGCCTACGGACTGCTCATGTCGGAGAACCCGGCACCAGCCGTCGCACCGACGCCCGTCGACCCGCCCAGCAACGATCCCGGCCCCTACCTGTCGTACGCGATCCAGTGGATCCTCTTCGCCCTGATGGGTTTCGGCTTCATCACGTACGTGATCGTCAGCGAGCGCAAGCTCCGCCGCGAGGGGGCGGACGACGATGAGGACGACGAGGACGAGCTCGTCGCGGTCGCCGCATCACCGCACTCGCCGGCGGTCGAAGCCCGCCGCCGTGTGGACCCGGTCGCTCTGCACCGCGCGCGTAAGCGCCCGAAGGATCGCGACGCGGACGACGAGGACGCCCTACTCGACGCGCGATGA
- a CDS encoding ABC-F family ATP-binding cassette domain-containing protein, with the protein MLAVHDLEIRVGARVLMSDVSFRVSDGDKIGLVGRNGAGKTTLTKVLAGDLLPSNGGVDRSGELGYLPQDPRSGDPEMLARTRILDARGLGSLALGMHEASMAMADDDPAVAAKAMKKYGNLTERFEAAGGYAAEAEAASIAHNLSLPDRILDQPLKTLSGGQRRRIELARILFSDAQTMILDEPTNHLDADSVVWLREFLKGYKGGLIVISHDVELVGETVNRVFYLDANRQVIDVYNMNWKNYLRQRVADEERRKKERVNVEKKATALQLQAARFGAKASKAAAAHQMVARAEKMLSGLDEVRQDERVAKLRFPKPAPCGKTPLMASGLSKSYGSLEIFTDVDLAIDRGSRVVILGLNGAGKTTLLRILAGVDQPDTGQLEPGHGLKIGYYAQEHENLDVNRSVLENMMSSAPHITATEARKVLGSFLFVGDDVLKPAGVLSGGEKTRLSLATLVVSSANMLLLDEPTNNLDPASREEILGALAHYEGAVVLVSHDEGAVEALNPERVLILPDGVEDIWGRDYADLITLA; encoded by the coding sequence GTGCTTGCCGTGCACGACCTCGAGATCCGCGTGGGCGCCCGCGTGCTCATGTCCGACGTGTCGTTCCGCGTCTCCGACGGCGACAAGATCGGCCTCGTCGGGCGCAACGGTGCAGGGAAGACCACGCTCACCAAGGTGCTCGCCGGTGACCTGCTGCCCTCGAACGGCGGTGTCGACCGTTCGGGTGAGCTCGGCTACCTGCCTCAGGATCCCCGCTCGGGCGACCCGGAGATGCTCGCGCGGACGCGCATCCTCGACGCGCGAGGACTCGGCTCCCTCGCACTCGGCATGCACGAGGCGTCGATGGCGATGGCCGACGACGACCCCGCGGTCGCCGCGAAGGCGATGAAGAAGTACGGCAACCTCACCGAGCGCTTCGAAGCCGCCGGCGGGTATGCGGCGGAGGCCGAGGCGGCGTCCATCGCCCACAACCTCTCCCTTCCCGACCGCATCCTCGATCAGCCCCTCAAGACCCTCTCGGGTGGTCAGCGCCGGCGTATCGAGCTCGCGCGCATCCTGTTCTCGGACGCGCAGACGATGATCCTCGACGAGCCGACCAACCACCTCGACGCGGACAGCGTCGTGTGGCTGCGGGAGTTCCTCAAGGGCTACAAGGGCGGGCTCATCGTGATCTCGCACGACGTCGAACTCGTCGGGGAGACGGTCAACCGGGTCTTCTACCTGGATGCCAACCGCCAGGTCATCGACGTCTACAACATGAACTGGAAGAACTACCTGCGCCAGCGGGTGGCCGACGAGGAGCGCCGCAAGAAAGAGCGCGTCAACGTCGAGAAGAAGGCCACGGCCCTGCAGTTGCAGGCTGCGCGCTTCGGTGCGAAGGCCTCGAAGGCCGCCGCTGCGCACCAGATGGTCGCGCGCGCCGAGAAGATGCTCTCGGGTCTCGACGAGGTGCGTCAGGACGAGCGGGTCGCGAAGCTGCGGTTCCCCAAACCGGCGCCGTGCGGCAAGACCCCGCTCATGGCATCCGGTCTGTCGAAGTCGTACGGCTCGCTGGAGATCTTCACCGACGTCGACCTGGCGATCGACCGCGGCTCGCGCGTCGTCATCCTGGGGCTGAACGGTGCGGGCAAGACGACGCTCCTGCGCATCCTCGCCGGCGTCGACCAGCCCGACACCGGTCAGCTCGAGCCGGGGCACGGCCTCAAGATCGGCTACTACGCGCAGGAGCACGAGAACCTCGACGTCAACCGCTCGGTGCTCGAGAACATGATGTCGTCGGCTCCGCACATCACGGCCACGGAGGCCCGAAAAGTGCTGGGCTCGTTCCTCTTCGTCGGCGATGACGTCCTCAAGCCCGCGGGTGTCCTCTCGGGCGGTGAGAAGACGCGTCTGTCGCTCGCCACCCTCGTGGTGTCGTCGGCCAACATGCTGCTGCTCGACGAGCCGACGAACAACCTCGACCCCGCGTCGCGCGAGGAGATCCTCGGCGCGCTCGCGCACTACGAGGGGGCGGTCGTGCTCGTCTCGCACGACGAGGGAGCCGTCGAAGCGCTCAACCCCGAGCGCGTGCTCATCCTCCCCGACGGAGTGGAAGACATCTGGGGCCGCGACTACGCGGACCTCATCACGCTCGCGTAG
- a CDS encoding iron-siderophore ABC transporter substrate-binding protein has product MSRFRALAALAVGSALVLTGCAGTSAAPGGSDASSSSAEGSFPVTIDHAFGETTIPAEPKRVVTVSWGNQEAALALGVVPVAMPKVTWGDEDGDGLLPWVKDKLDELGAETPTLMDETNGFDYEAIADARPDVILGAYSGMTQEQYDTLSKIAPVVSFPEIAWGTSWQEMTLTDAKALGREAEAEKLVSDLEAHVTEETAKYPALNGKKTLFTYLDPTDISTVGYYSLKDPRALYLSELGMAPSSAVETSSTDSETFWFTQSTENIETFSDVDTIVGYGTSELLTQLQADPLWSRIPAIASGSVAMLTDDTTMAAAANPSPLSIGTSYGDDYIAVVGEAAAKAGS; this is encoded by the coding sequence GTGTCCCGATTCCGCGCGCTGGCGGCCCTCGCCGTCGGCTCCGCTCTCGTCCTCACCGGCTGTGCCGGTACCTCCGCCGCCCCCGGGGGATCGGACGCGTCGTCCTCCTCCGCCGAGGGCTCCTTCCCGGTGACCATCGATCACGCCTTCGGCGAGACGACGATCCCCGCCGAGCCGAAGCGCGTCGTGACCGTCAGCTGGGGCAACCAGGAGGCCGCCCTCGCCCTCGGCGTCGTGCCGGTCGCCATGCCCAAGGTCACCTGGGGCGACGAGGACGGCGACGGCCTCCTCCCCTGGGTCAAGGACAAGCTCGATGAGCTCGGAGCCGAGACCCCGACGCTCATGGACGAGACCAACGGCTTCGACTACGAAGCCATCGCCGACGCCAGGCCCGACGTCATCCTGGGTGCCTACTCGGGCATGACGCAGGAGCAGTACGACACCCTCAGCAAGATCGCTCCCGTCGTGTCGTTCCCCGAGATCGCCTGGGGCACCTCGTGGCAGGAGATGACGCTGACGGATGCCAAGGCCCTGGGACGCGAGGCCGAGGCCGAGAAGCTGGTGTCCGACCTCGAGGCGCACGTCACCGAGGAGACGGCGAAGTACCCCGCCCTCAACGGGAAGAAGACGCTGTTCACCTACCTCGACCCCACAGACATCAGCACGGTCGGCTACTACTCGCTGAAGGACCCCCGCGCGCTGTACCTCAGCGAACTGGGCATGGCGCCCTCCTCGGCGGTCGAGACCTCGAGCACGGACAGCGAGACGTTCTGGTTCACGCAGAGCACCGAGAACATCGAGACGTTCTCCGATGTCGACACCATCGTGGGCTACGGCACGTCCGAGCTGCTGACGCAGCTGCAGGCCGACCCGCTGTGGTCGCGCATCCCCGCCATCGCGTCGGGCTCCGTGGCCATGCTCACCGACGACACGACGATGGCCGCCGCGGCGAACCCCAGCCCCCTCTCGATCGGCACGAGCTACGGCGACGACTACATCGCCGTCGTCGGCGAGGCCGCCGCGAAGGCCGGCTCGTGA
- a CDS encoding iron ABC transporter permease, with amino-acid sequence MTSVVSAPPAPGDARPRRRGRRRAVWAVVLVAAVVGAVILSVTFGARDVSPSDIWAGLTGSTDTASAAAVGKRVPRTILALLVGAALAVAGAVLQGATRNPLADPQILGINGGAALAIVIGLAFFGLNSATGYIWTGMVGAGAAAVFVYAIGSLGRGGPTPLRLALAGAVTAVAFSSLLSAILLPRINVMNVFRFWQVGGVGGATVDTILQVLPFLLVGLVICLASASALNTLALGDELAAGLGARVRTARLVSSAGAVILCGAATAVAGPIGFVGLVVPHICRLIVGVDHRWLLPISAAGGAILLTVSDVIGRVIARPQEIEVGIVTALLGAPFFIALVRRQKMRAL; translated from the coding sequence ATGACCTCGGTCGTCTCGGCACCGCCCGCCCCCGGCGACGCTCGCCCGCGTCGCCGGGGGCGTCGGCGCGCGGTCTGGGCCGTCGTACTGGTCGCCGCCGTCGTGGGAGCCGTCATCCTCTCGGTGACATTCGGGGCGCGCGACGTCTCGCCGAGCGACATCTGGGCGGGGCTGACGGGCTCGACCGACACCGCCTCCGCGGCGGCCGTCGGCAAACGTGTGCCGCGCACGATCCTCGCGCTGCTCGTGGGCGCGGCCCTGGCCGTCGCGGGAGCGGTGCTGCAGGGAGCGACGCGCAACCCGCTCGCCGACCCGCAGATCCTCGGTATCAACGGGGGCGCCGCTCTCGCCATCGTGATCGGCCTCGCATTCTTCGGGCTCAACTCGGCGACCGGCTACATCTGGACCGGCATGGTCGGGGCCGGAGCGGCGGCGGTGTTCGTCTACGCGATCGGCTCACTGGGCCGAGGAGGCCCCACCCCTCTTCGCCTCGCCCTCGCCGGGGCGGTGACGGCGGTCGCGTTCAGCTCGCTGCTCAGCGCGATCCTCCTCCCTCGCATCAACGTCATGAACGTCTTCCGCTTCTGGCAGGTCGGCGGGGTCGGCGGGGCCACCGTCGACACGATCCTGCAGGTGCTGCCCTTCCTCCTGGTCGGTCTCGTCATCTGCCTCGCCAGCGCGTCCGCGCTGAACACCCTCGCTCTGGGCGATGAACTCGCCGCCGGTCTCGGTGCGCGTGTGCGCACGGCTCGCCTGGTGTCCTCTGCCGGCGCCGTCATCCTCTGTGGGGCCGCCACCGCGGTCGCCGGGCCCATCGGCTTCGTCGGTCTCGTCGTCCCTCACATCTGCCGCCTCATCGTCGGTGTCGACCACCGCTGGCTGCTCCCGATCTCGGCCGCGGGCGGCGCGATCCTGCTCACGGTGTCCGACGTCATCGGTCGCGTCATCGCCCGCCCGCAGGAGATCGAGGTCGGCATCGTCACCGCTCTTCTGGGCGCTCCCTTCTTCATCGCCCTCGTGCGTCGCCAGAAGATGAGGGCCCTGTGA
- a CDS encoding iron chelate uptake ABC transporter family permease subunit, translated as MSAGTLLSPPVDALALVRTGRHRRRIRWVTVTGILVVAVLLAFSGSLMFGQTYYSPAEVWGVLTGQLVPGASFTVGELRLPRAVTALMTGLCFGMGGVVFQSMLRNALASPDVIGINTGASAAAVIGIVVLGLGETAVSVMAMAAALVVALSIYLLAYRKGGSGARLILVGIGIAAMCQAIVSYVISRAAEWDLPAAMRWITGNLNDATWDRAIPVAVAVVVLGPVLLALSGRLEILRMGDDTAAAVGLPVERSRVLLIVAAVGLLAFGTAAAGPIAFVSFLAGPIAVRILGPVGSPVLPAGLVGALLVLVADFCAQFAFGTRLPVGVITGVLGAPYLVYLLVRSSRSGGTSL; from the coding sequence GTGAGCGCCGGTACTCTCCTGTCTCCTCCCGTCGATGCGCTCGCCCTCGTGCGGACGGGTCGTCACCGTCGCCGTATCCGATGGGTCACGGTCACCGGCATCCTGGTCGTCGCCGTGCTCCTCGCCTTCTCGGGCTCGCTCATGTTCGGTCAGACGTACTACTCCCCCGCCGAGGTCTGGGGCGTGCTCACCGGTCAGCTGGTTCCCGGCGCGTCGTTCACCGTCGGCGAGCTGCGTCTGCCCCGCGCCGTCACCGCGCTCATGACGGGTCTCTGCTTCGGAATGGGCGGTGTGGTGTTCCAGTCGATGCTGCGCAACGCCCTCGCCAGCCCCGACGTCATCGGCATCAACACCGGCGCCAGCGCCGCGGCCGTGATCGGCATCGTCGTCCTCGGCCTCGGCGAGACCGCGGTCTCGGTCATGGCCATGGCAGCCGCCCTCGTCGTGGCCCTCTCGATCTACCTCCTCGCATACCGAAAGGGCGGGTCGGGAGCACGTCTGATCCTCGTCGGCATCGGCATCGCCGCGATGTGCCAGGCGATCGTCTCGTACGTCATCTCCCGCGCGGCGGAGTGGGACCTGCCCGCCGCGATGCGGTGGATCACCGGCAATCTCAACGACGCCACGTGGGATCGCGCGATTCCTGTCGCCGTCGCCGTCGTCGTGCTCGGCCCTGTCCTCCTCGCCCTCTCCGGGCGACTCGAGATCCTGCGCATGGGCGACGACACCGCGGCGGCCGTCGGCCTGCCGGTCGAGCGAAGCCGTGTGCTGCTCATCGTCGCCGCCGTGGGCCTGCTCGCGTTCGGAACGGCCGCCGCCGGTCCCATCGCCTTCGTCTCGTTCCTGGCCGGTCCGATCGCGGTGCGCATCCTGGGTCCGGTGGGCTCCCCTGTTCTCCCCGCCGGTCTCGTCGGAGCCCTTCTCGTCCTCGTCGCCGACTTCTGCGCCCAGTTCGCCTTCGGCACGCGTCTTCCCGTGGGCGTCATCACCGGAGTCCTCGGCGCTCCCTATCTCGTCTACCTGCTCGTTCGCAGCAGTCGATCCGGAGGTACTTCCCTATGA
- a CDS encoding ABC transporter ATP-binding protein, whose amino-acid sequence MTVERALIAEGVTLGYGDRTIVESLDLALPPGKMTTIVGANACGKSTLLKSMARLLSPTAGQVLLDGKSIHRLPTKQVARVLGLLPQSPLAPDGIAVSDLVSRGRHPHQGALSRWTSADDAAVARALEATDTAHLADRPVDELSGGQRQRVWIAMALAQETDVLLLDEPTTFLDISHQIDVLDLLTDLNRERGTTVAMVLHDLNHAARYADHLVAMAHGRIVAAGDSSDVLTEATVREVFGLDSRVVPDPLTGRPMVIPIGRHHTVTEPEHAEA is encoded by the coding sequence ATGACCGTCGAGCGCGCACTGATCGCCGAGGGCGTCACCCTCGGCTACGGCGACCGCACCATCGTCGAATCTCTCGACCTGGCGCTACCGCCGGGCAAGATGACCACCATCGTCGGCGCCAACGCCTGCGGCAAGTCGACACTGCTGAAGTCGATGGCCCGGCTGCTGTCGCCGACGGCGGGGCAGGTGCTCCTGGACGGGAAGTCCATTCATCGTCTGCCCACGAAGCAGGTCGCGCGTGTGCTCGGCCTCCTCCCGCAGTCTCCGCTGGCTCCCGACGGGATCGCCGTCTCCGACCTCGTCAGCCGCGGCCGCCACCCCCATCAGGGTGCACTGTCGCGCTGGACCAGCGCCGACGACGCGGCCGTCGCGCGTGCGCTCGAAGCCACCGACACGGCGCACCTCGCGGACAGGCCGGTCGACGAGCTCAGCGGAGGGCAGCGTCAGCGGGTCTGGATCGCGATGGCACTCGCGCAGGAGACCGACGTGCTCCTCCTCGATGAGCCGACGACGTTCCTCGACATCAGTCATCAGATCGACGTGCTCGACCTGCTCACCGATCTGAACCGCGAACGCGGGACGACCGTGGCGATGGTGCTCCACGATCTCAACCACGCCGCGCGCTACGCCGATCACCTCGTCGCCATGGCGCACGGACGGATCGTCGCCGCCGGCGACTCCTCCGACGTGCTCACGGAGGCGACGGTGCGTGAGGTCTTCGGGTTGGACAGTCGCGTCGTTCCCGACCCGCTCACCGGTCGGCCCATGGTCATCCCGATCGGCCGTCACCACACCGTCACGGAGCCGGAGCACGCGGAGGCCTGA